One genomic segment of Falco peregrinus isolate bFalPer1 chromosome 7, bFalPer1.pri, whole genome shotgun sequence includes these proteins:
- the FAM162B gene encoding protein FAM162B yields the protein MLPVRLRPGRLLPAAPLRLPAPRGAAAGGEPARSPSIPRAEQAHKVVASYKPSKFDKKILLWTGRFKTEEEIPLRIPPEMLDRARNKARVKACYIMIGLSIVACFAVIASAKKAAARHESLTSWNLAKKAKWREEAALAAESKTK from the exons ATGCTGCCGGTACGCCTCCGCCCGGGGCGGCTgctgcccgccgcgccgctccgcctGCCCGCGCCGCGGGgagccgccgccggcggggagCCCGCCCGGAGCCCGAGCATCCCCCGTG CTGAGCAGGCTCACAAGGTGGTTGCAAGTTACAAACCGTCGAAGTTTGACAAAAAAATCCTCCTCTGGACTGGCCGGTTCAAGACAGAAGAAGAGATTCCGCTGCGGATCCC GCCAGAGATGCTAGACAGGGCAAGAAACAAAGCTCGAGTTAAAGCTTGTTACATCATGATCGGACTCTCAATTGTTGCTTGTTTTGCAGTGATCGCCTCAGCTAAAAAG GCCGCTGCACGTCATGAGTCCTTAACGAGCTGGAACTTAGCAAAGAAGGCCAAGTGGCGGGAGGAGGCTGCACTAGCAGCAGAGTCGAAGACAAAGTAA